In the Thermodesulfovibrio yellowstonii DSM 11347 genome, one interval contains:
- the pstC gene encoding phosphate ABC transporter permease subunit PstC, producing the protein MKKQKGKLTDIVFLSITAFTAFSIIAISFGIFVVLFKESLPAMNKFGFEGFIFSTEWDPVQETFGAAPALIGTLITSFFALLLAVPIATGIAIFITEIAPSFLKGIIGTAIELLAAIPSIIYGMWGLFTLAPIMSRYIEPFLQSTVGKLPLLGKLFEGTPLGVDLFTASIILSIMIIPFTASIARDSFNLTPSVLKESAYAIGATKWEVVKNIVLPYSKLGVLGGVGLSLGRSLGETMAVAFVLGNLNQIPTSLFDAAATVTVKLANEFTEADKDIYLSSLYYLAFLLFIMSFTILALAKVFLLKAERK; encoded by the coding sequence ATGAAAAAACAAAAGGGTAAATTAACGGATATAGTATTTTTATCTATTACTGCCTTTACTGCTTTCAGTATAATCGCTATTTCATTTGGAATTTTTGTAGTGTTATTCAAAGAATCCCTCCCTGCAATGAATAAATTCGGGTTTGAAGGATTCATTTTTTCAACTGAATGGGATCCGGTTCAAGAAACATTTGGTGCTGCTCCTGCGTTAATAGGAACATTGATAACTTCCTTTTTTGCTTTGCTTTTAGCAGTCCCTATTGCCACAGGAATTGCAATTTTTATAACAGAAATTGCTCCTTCCTTTTTAAAAGGGATTATAGGAACTGCTATAGAACTACTTGCTGCTATTCCAAGCATAATTTATGGAATGTGGGGTCTTTTTACCCTTGCTCCCATAATGAGCCGATACATAGAACCTTTCTTACAATCAACAGTTGGCAAATTACCACTTTTAGGCAAGCTTTTTGAGGGAACTCCTCTTGGAGTTGATCTTTTTACAGCAAGTATTATTCTAAGCATAATGATAATTCCCTTCACAGCTTCAATAGCAAGAGATTCTTTTAATTTAACTCCTTCTGTACTTAAAGAATCTGCCTATGCAATTGGAGCAACAAAGTGGGAAGTTGTAAAAAATATTGTTTTGCCATATTCAAAACTTGGTGTTCTCGGTGGTGTAGGACTTTCATTGGGGAGATCTCTTGGCGAAACAATGGCAGTTGCCTTTGTTCTTGGCAATTTAAATCAAATTCCTACATCACTCTTTGATGCTGCAGCGACTGTTACAGTAAAACTTGCGAATGAGTTTACTGAAGCTGATAAAGATATATATCTTAGTTCTCTTTATTATCTTGCTTTCTTACTTTTTATAATGAGTTTTACTATTCTTGCACTTGCGAAGGTATTCCTATTGAAGGCTGAGAGAAAATGA
- the pstA gene encoding phosphate ABC transporter permease PstA, whose product MILKKRKITSAIALFICFLTALWGIFWLFFIIIDVLRHGITSINPSLFLNDPAPPGEEGGGLRNAFVGHLLITVFATLIGVPVGVLGGTFLAEYGRKYQISKIISTLADIMVSVPAIIVGAFVYAIIVKPLGHFSGWAGAVSLGIIMIPTVLRTTENMLSLIPWTLREAAFALGAPYYKVIIQVVYRGAATGILTGIILAIARVTGEAAPLLFTSFNNTFFSTNMNAPIASLTVTIFQYAMGPYEDWHTQAWGASLMITVFILFATIIGRILIKRRYRD is encoded by the coding sequence ATGATATTAAAAAAGAGAAAAATAACCAGCGCTATCGCACTTTTTATATGCTTTCTGACTGCCTTATGGGGTATATTCTGGCTTTTTTTTATAATTATTGACGTTTTAAGACATGGGATTACATCCATAAATCCTTCTTTATTTTTAAATGATCCTGCTCCGCCAGGAGAAGAAGGCGGAGGATTAAGAAATGCCTTTGTAGGGCATCTACTCATTACAGTATTTGCTACTTTGATTGGAGTTCCAGTTGGTGTTCTCGGCGGGACATTTCTTGCTGAGTATGGAAGAAAATATCAAATATCAAAAATCATAAGCACTCTTGCAGATATTATGGTTAGTGTTCCTGCAATAATTGTTGGTGCTTTTGTCTACGCAATAATTGTTAAACCTCTCGGACACTTCAGTGGATGGGCAGGTGCTGTATCTCTCGGTATCATTATGATTCCTACAGTGTTAAGAACGACAGAAAATATGCTTTCTCTCATCCCCTGGACATTAAGAGAAGCTGCTTTTGCACTTGGAGCACCTTATTACAAGGTAATTATTCAGGTTGTCTACAGAGGTGCTGCCACAGGTATTCTTACAGGAATTATTCTTGCTATTGCAAGAGTAACTGGAGAAGCCGCTCCATTGTTATTTACATCATTTAACAATACATTCTTCTCTACAAACATGAATGCACCTATAGCATCCCTTACAGTAACCATATTTCAATATGCCATGGGACCATATGAAGACTGGCATACTCAGGCATGGGGTGCATCCTTAATGATAACTGTCTTTATTCTTTTTGCAACAATCATTGGAAGAATTCTTATAAAAAGGAGGTATAGAGATTGA
- the pstB gene encoding phosphate ABC transporter ATP-binding protein PstB: MNPEIEVRNLNFYYTGNIHILKNINMTVYKYKVTALIGPSGCGKTTLLRCFNRMHDLYAGNRYEGEIIFQGQNILSKDTDLIELRSKIGMVFQKPTPFPMSIFENIAYGLKLKGIRNKTELKQRVEKALNNAALWDEVKDKLNTNAFGLSGGQQQRLCIARALAVEPEIILFDEPTSALDPISTAKIEELIVSLKDKVTIIIVTHNMQQAARISDWTGFMMLGELIEYDKTDKIFTVPSNKLTEDYITGRFG, translated from the coding sequence TTGAATCCTGAAATTGAAGTAAGAAATCTTAATTTTTACTATACCGGTAACATTCACATTCTTAAAAATATAAATATGACTGTTTATAAATACAAAGTTACAGCACTAATTGGGCCAAGTGGATGCGGAAAAACCACGCTTTTAAGATGTTTTAATAGAATGCATGACCTATATGCAGGGAATAGATATGAGGGTGAGATAATTTTTCAGGGACAGAATATACTATCAAAAGATACAGACCTCATTGAACTGAGAAGCAAAATTGGAATGGTATTTCAGAAACCTACCCCTTTTCCAATGTCAATATTTGAAAACATTGCCTATGGATTAAAGCTTAAAGGTATAAGAAACAAAACAGAGTTAAAACAAAGAGTTGAAAAAGCCTTAAACAATGCTGCTCTTTGGGATGAAGTAAAGGATAAACTAAATACAAACGCATTTGGACTAAGTGGTGGACAACAGCAGCGACTTTGCATTGCACGAGCATTGGCAGTTGAACCTGAAATTATATTATTTGACGAACCTACATCTGCTCTTGATCCCATATCAACAGCAAAAATTGAAGAGTTAATTGTTTCATTAAAAGATAAGGTAACAATTATAATTGTCACTCATAATATGCAGCAGGCAGCAAGAATATCAGACTGGACAGGTTTTATGATGCTCGGAGAACTTATTGAGTATGATAAAACAGATAAAATATTCACAGTTCCCTCAAACAAACTTACAGAAGACTATATCACAGGAAGATTTGGTTAA
- a CDS encoding lipoprotein produces MRKIIIVMIVLLLFSCGGKKQVKQPSPEYSYTTQAFKVVDEIRQSYQNKDNSGIRKNCSESAYREIIASIRPFDKAEVEFTPVLAEMEKDGYRLYVSWNGKWSYLGNETEERGLAIFLIKGNPPRVEKIVRGNPFRYPD; encoded by the coding sequence ATGAGGAAGATTATAATTGTTATGATAGTGTTACTACTTTTTAGTTGCGGAGGTAAAAAACAGGTTAAACAGCCATCTCCTGAATACTCTTATACAACACAAGCATTTAAAGTTGTTGATGAAATAAGGCAGTCTTATCAAAATAAAGATAACTCTGGGATAAGAAAAAACTGTTCAGAGTCCGCATACAGAGAGATAATTGCGTCAATAAGACCCTTTGATAAGGCAGAAGTTGAATTCACTCCTGTGCTTGCTGAGATGGAAAAAGACGGTTATAGACTGTATGTTTCATGGAATGGAAAGTGGAGTTATCTTGGAAATGAAACAGAAGAGAGAGGACTTGCAATTTTTTTAATAAAGGGAAATCCTCCACGTGTTGAAAAAATCGTTAGAGGTAATCCTTTCAGATACCCTGATTAA